The sequence GCTTATAGTGCTTTTCGATGATCTGTGCCTGTTTGGCCAGTTCCATCACCTCGTCATCACTGAGGGAAAACTGATGGCTGTCTGAGGGATCCACGTCGACAATATCTACCTGCTTGCCGTGGCTGGCATCGGCAGAATAGATCATCTTTTTCAGCTTACTGCCGAGATTACGGCGCACCACTGCGGGTTTACCCTTTTCCAGGGTAGGTTTGTGTACATAAAACTCATCAGGGTTAACGGCGCCCTGCACGACCATCTCGCCAAGGCCAAAAGAAGAGGTGATAAACACCACATCTTCAAAACCGGATTCGGTGTCGATGGTAAACATGACCCCGGAGGAGGCACAATCGGAGCGAACCATGCGCTGCACACCGGCAGACAGAGCAACACCCTTGTGGTCATAGCCCTGATGAACACGATAGGAAATGGCCCTGTCATTAAACAGTGAGGCATATACATGCTTGATGGCAATCAGCACGTTGTCGTAGCCATTAACATTTAAGAAGGTTTCCTGCTGCCCGGCAAAAGAGGCGTCGGGCATATCTTCTGCTGTAGCTGATGAGCGCACGGCAAAGGATGCTTCACCACCGGCTTCTTGCTGTAATTGTTCGAAAGCACTCTGGATTGCGGCTTCAAGCTCGCTCTGGAATGGTGTATCGATAATACTCTGGCGGATCTCGGCACCGGCTTTGGCCAGCGCATCCACATCGTCCACATCCAGCGCATCCAGGGTTTCATGGATACGCGCATCCAGACCGCTTTGCTCGAGAAATTCGTTAAAGGCCTCGGCTGTGGTCGCAAAACCGCCTGGTACCATCACACCGGCATTAGCCAGATTGGAAATCATTTCACCCAGGGACGCATTCTTGCCTCCCACCTTATCCACATCATGCATGCCTAACTGCTGATACCACAAGACGTATTTCTGCACCGCGAGCTCTCCTGAATAGATCCGTGAATTCAAAGTCATTGAGATAACAACTGACTTTTATCGCTGGGGATTTTAGAATGCAGGTAATAACAAAGTAAAATTTTATTTATTTTCGTAATAAATTTACAACATTGTTAAGGAATTGTTTTGCGCACCGCTTACTACATTTCAGACGGAACGGCCATTACATCAGAAGTTTTCGGACACGCACTTCTGTCCCTTTTCCCTACTGAATTCAACCATATCACTATTCCTTTTGTGGAAACATCTGAACATGCAGAGCGTGTAAATAAGCAAATTGCCAGGACTTTCAATGACAGTGGTGAGCGCCCTTTGGTGTTTTATACCATCGTTAACTCCGATGTGCGGGAAATCGTTTCCAACTCGGTTGGAATCAACTACAACTTTCTCGATCAATTTGTGGCACCGCTGGAAAAGATCCTCGGCATCCCGGCCAAGCCGGAGAAACACCGCACTCACAGCATCCATGAAAAAACCTATGACATCCGTATCGAAGCGGTGAATTACGCGCTGGCCAATGATGATGGTGCTAACACCGACAATTACCATGATGCAGACATTATTCTGGTGGGCGTATCCCGCTCTGGGAAAACACCAACCAGTCTTTATCTTGCGCTACAATATGGCATTAAAGCCGCGAACTATCCTTTTACCGAGGAAGATATGGGCGATATGCTCAAATTGCCGCCAAAGTTAAGACGTTTTAAACAAAAGTTATTTGGCCTGACCATTAACCCAGAGCGTTTGCATCAGATCCGATCAGAGCGGCGGGCTAACAGCAAGTATGCATCGATGCGACAGTGTCGGATGGAGCTGCGCGAAGTGGACAATCTGTATCGTCGGGAAAGTATTCCTTTCTTAAACAGTACCCGCTATTCCATTGAGGAAATCTCTGCCAAGATCCTGGCGGAAACCGGATTGCAACGTAAAAAATATTGATTTTCTCTTCGCCAGATGCAGGGGACGCCTATGTTGTAC comes from Lacimicrobium alkaliphilum and encodes:
- the ppsR gene encoding pyruvate, water dikinase regulatory protein yields the protein MRTAYYISDGTAITSEVFGHALLSLFPTEFNHITIPFVETSEHAERVNKQIARTFNDSGERPLVFYTIVNSDVREIVSNSVGINYNFLDQFVAPLEKILGIPAKPEKHRTHSIHEKTYDIRIEAVNYALANDDGANTDNYHDADIILVGVSRSGKTPTSLYLALQYGIKAANYPFTEEDMGDMLKLPPKLRRFKQKLFGLTINPERLHQIRSERRANSKYASMRQCRMELREVDNLYRRESIPFLNSTRYSIEEISAKILAETGLQRKKY